A window from Urocitellus parryii isolate mUroPar1 chromosome 1, mUroPar1.hap1, whole genome shotgun sequence encodes these proteins:
- the Sub1 gene encoding activated RNA polymerase II transcriptional coactivator p15 isoform X2 has protein sequence MPKSKELVSSSSSGSDSDSEVEKKRKKQVAPEKPVKKQKTGETSRALSSSKQSSSSRDDNMFQIGKMRYVSVRDFKGKVLIDIREYWMDPEGEMKPGRKGISLNPEQWSQLKEQISDIDDAVRKL, from the exons atgccTAAATCAAAGGAACTTGTTTCTTCAAGCTCATCGGGAAGTGATTCTGACAGTGAAGTTGAGAAAAAG AGGAAAAAGCAAGTTGCTCCAGAAAAACCTGTAAAGAAGCAAAAGACTGGTGAAACTTCGAGAGCTCTGTCATCTTCCAaacagagcagcagcagcagagatgATAATATGTTTCAG atTGGAAAAATGAGGTATGTCAGTGTTCGGGATTTTAAAGGGAAAGTTCTAATTGATATTAGAGAATATTGGATGGATCCAGAAGGTGAAATGAAACCAGGAAGAAAAG gTATTTCTTTAAATcctgagcaatggagccagctgaagGAACAGATTTCTGACATTGATGATGCAGTAAGAAAACTGTAA
- the Sub1 gene encoding activated RNA polymerase II transcriptional coactivator p15 isoform X1, which translates to MPKSKELVSSSSSGSDSDSEVEKKLKRKKQVAPEKPVKKQKTGETSRALSSSKQSSSSRDDNMFQIGKMRYVSVRDFKGKVLIDIREYWMDPEGEMKPGRKGISLNPEQWSQLKEQISDIDDAVRKL; encoded by the exons atgccTAAATCAAAGGAACTTGTTTCTTCAAGCTCATCGGGAAGTGATTCTGACAGTGAAGTTGAGAAAAAG ttaaagAGGAAAAAGCAAGTTGCTCCAGAAAAACCTGTAAAGAAGCAAAAGACTGGTGAAACTTCGAGAGCTCTGTCATCTTCCAaacagagcagcagcagcagagatgATAATATGTTTCAG atTGGAAAAATGAGGTATGTCAGTGTTCGGGATTTTAAAGGGAAAGTTCTAATTGATATTAGAGAATATTGGATGGATCCAGAAGGTGAAATGAAACCAGGAAGAAAAG gTATTTCTTTAAATcctgagcaatggagccagctgaagGAACAGATTTCTGACATTGATGATGCAGTAAGAAAACTGTAA